The following are encoded together in the Lathyrus oleraceus cultivar Zhongwan6 chromosome 3, CAAS_Psat_ZW6_1.0, whole genome shotgun sequence genome:
- the LOC127128621 gene encoding expansin-A23, with the protein MVMTHSLPPLFFFMMLLVQAMAGGIDRNWYDARATFYGDAAGGGTMQGACGYGDLFKQGYGLATTALSTTLFNHGLTCGACFQIICVNDPQWCIKGATPISVTATNFCPPNYSKTTDTWCNPPQKHFNLSYKMFTSIAQDKAGVIPVKYRRVPCVKSGGVRFELKGNPYFLMVLVYNVANAGDVSHVSIRGSKTDWLTMTHNSGQVWHINQNLVGQSLSLLVTTSDGRFLKFSFVAPSDWKFGQTYESKQNF; encoded by the exons ATGGTTATGACTCACTCTTTACCTCCTTTGTTCTTTTTTATGATGCTCCTCGTACAAGCCATGGCAGGTGGCATTGATCGAAACTGGTATGATGCCCGTGCAACTTTCTATGGTGATGCGGCCGGTGGCGGAACCATGC AGGGTGCTTGTGGTTATGGTGATCTCTTCAAACAAGGATATGGTCTTGCAACTACAGCATTAAGCACAACCTTATTCAACCATGGACTTACTTGTGGTGCTTGTTTTCAAATAATATGTGTAAACGACCCTCAATGGTGCATAAAAGGTGCAACTCCAATCTCAGTGACCGCAACAAATTTTTGTCCTCCTAATTATTCCAAAACGACAGACACTTGGTGTAACCCTCCACAAAAACATTTTAATTTGAGTTATAAAATGTTCACATCTATTGCCCAGGACAAAGCTGGTGTCATCCCTGTTAAATATCGACGTGTTCCATGCGTCAAAAGTGGGGGTGTTAGGTTTGAACTTAAAGGAAACCCTTATTTTTTGATGGTTTTGGTGTACAATGTTGCTAATGCTGGTGATGTTTCTCATGTGAGTATTAGGGGATCTAAGACTGATTGGCTAACCATGACGCATAATTCGGGACAAGTTTGGCATATCAATCAAAATTTGGTAGGGCAAAGCTTGTCACTTCTTGTTACTACAAGTGATGGAAGATTTTTAAAGTTTAGTTTTGTTGCTCCTTCCGATTGGAAATTTGGACAGACCTATGAGAGCAAGCAaaatttttaa